A window from Dromaius novaehollandiae isolate bDroNov1 chromosome 1, bDroNov1.hap1, whole genome shotgun sequence encodes these proteins:
- the ZBTB21 gene encoding zinc finger and BTB domain-containing protein 21 isoform X3 → MLCSRTALQLALARVPCPPSARLAELRLRGGRNGRGAAPAFVFPHGARRAGRVRERARNVRIMEGLLHYINPAHAISLLSSLNEERLKGQLCDVVLIVGDQKFRAHKNVLAASSEYFQTLFTNKENESQSVFQLDFCEPDAFDNVLNYIYSSSLFIEKGSLAAVQELGYSLGISFLTNIVSKSPQAPFPACPIKKILYQDEDESSSQKRSVIVCQNRNEAQGKSVNSTQHDLSHTSKPSSSVAVKTNSRPQVTKPTESLHSLTLTERRWLKETPVSYTKLHETSGTVEDQSRGGLVKRNTVLPQKPLAEKEVASDEPGGSGQLLRGKATEMSLKRSRPPVLSLRGSSESTFLLQESGKGNGQGEDRNLLYYSKLGLVIPSSGSGPENQSIDRSGPLVKSLLRRSLSMDSQVPIYSPSVDLKPSQVSSSSSPATNDSQGKTFNVVPQKTSLKESSEKLVLDEKPQVIHPHRLRSFSASQSTDREVASPLTEVRIKTEPSSPLSDPSEIIRVTVGDASTSTDKDFAFKTEDDHREPSRLPAKRRFQADRRLPFKKLKVNEQGSPGSEDNFEEGPTHLDADFPDSDVSKDEYSEMEEARPNKKFKCKHCLKIFRSTAGLHRHVNMYHNPEKPYACDICHKRFHTNFKVWTHCQTQHGIVKNPSPASSSHAVLDEKFQRKLIDIVREREIKKALIVKLRRGKQGFQGQSASQAQQVIKRNLRSRTKGSYICTYCGKTYRFLSQFKQHIKMHPGEKPIGVNKVPKQKDHIHIESPVENKEIYQCRLCSAKLSSLIEQGNHERLCRNATVCPYCSLRFSSPELKHEHESKCEYKKLTCLECMRTFKSSFSIWRHQVEVHNQNTMAPTENFSLPILDHNGEITSSSRLPPQSETNKINNFVTAKEDGVFSDSSEQINFDSEDSSCLPEDLSVSKQFKIQIKEEPADDIEDEVTEASREPKEVVSNKDAGLWPCEKCGKIFTVHKQLERHQELLCSVKPFICHVCNKAFRTNFRLWSHFQSHMSQAAEESTNKETEMCPPANSPSPPPLPPPPPLPKIQPLEPDSPTGLSESSTTTEKLFVPQESDTLFYHAPPLSAITFKRQYMCKLCHRTFKTAFSLWSHEQTHN, encoded by the exons ATGCTCTGTTCCCGCACTGCGCTTCAGCTGGCTCTTGCGCGTGTGCCATGCCCGCCCTCTGCCAGACTCGCAGAACTGCGCCTGCGCGGCGGCCGGAACGGGAGGGGCGCAGCGCCTGCCTTCGTTTTCCCTCACGGCGCACGCAGGGCCGGGCGCGTTCGCGAGCGTGCGCG aaacGTCAGAATCATGGAGGGGCTCTTGCATTACATAAATCCAGCGCATGCCATTTCACTTCTAAGCTCACTGAATGAGGAGCGTCTAAAGGGACAGCTATGTGATGTTGTTCTTATAGTAGGAGATCAGAAATTTCGAGCTCATAAAAATGTTCTGGCTGCCAGCAGTGAATACTTCCAGACACTGTTCACAAATAAGGAGAATGAGTCTCAGTCAGTGTTTCAGCTTGACTTTTGTGAACCAGATGCTTTCGATAATGTGTTAAACTACATTTACTCTTCATCCTTGTTCATTGAGAAAGGCAGTCTTGCAGCTGTGCAAGAACTGGGCTACAGTCTTGGAATATCCTTTCTTACAAACATTGTTTCTAAGAGTCCTCAAGCTCCTTTTCCGGCATGCCCCATTAAGAAAATACTGTATCAGGACGAAGATGAAAGTAGCTCTCAGAAGAGAAGTGTCATTGTCTGTCAGAACAGAAATGAAGCACAAGGGAAAAGTGTAAATTCAACACAACATGATTTAAGCCATACTTCTAAACCTTCATCCTCTGTTGCTGTCAAAACTAACAGTAGACCACAAGTAACAAAACCAACTGAATCACTTCACAGCTTAACACTGACTGAAAGGAGATGGCTGAAAGAAACTCCTGTGAGCTATACCAAGCTTCATGAAACTTCTGGAACTGTGGAGGATCAGAGCAGAGGTGGTTTAGTGAAAAGGAATACAGTATTGCCTCAAAAGCCTTTAGCAGAGAAGGAAGTTGCAAGCGATGAACCAGGAGGCAGTGGTCAGCTTTTAAGAGGAAAAGCCACAGAGATGTCATTAAAAAGATCACGTCCACCAGTGTTGTCTTTGCGGGGCTCATCAGAATCTACGTTTTTGTTACAAGAGTCAGGGAAAGGAAATGGTCAAGGAGAAGACAGGAACTTGCTATACTACTCAAAGCTGGGACTAGTAATCCCATCGAGTGGATCTGGTCCAGAAAACCAAAGTATTGACAGAAGTGGGCCACTTGTAAAAAGTCTCCTTCGAAGATCATTGTCCATGGACAGTCAGGTTCCTATTTATTCACCTTCTGTTGACCTAAAACCTTCACAGGTATCATCATCCTCCTCACCAGCGACTAACGATTCCCAGGGGAAGACATTTAATGTTGTACCTCAGAAGACATCCTTGAAAGAGTCATCAGAAAAATTAGTCTTAGATGAGAAACCACAGGTAATACATCCACATCGCCTTAGATCGTTCAGTGCCTCTCAGTCAACTGATAGGGAGGTTGCTTCCCCTCTCACAGAGGTGCGAATAAAAACTGAACCTAGCAGTCCACTCTCAGATCCTTCTGAAATAATAAGAGTTACAGTGGGAGATGCTTCAACATCTACAGATAAAgactttgcttttaaaactgaggATGATCATAGGGAACCAAGTAGACTTCCAGCCAAAAGGAGATTTCAAGCTGATAGAAGACTACCATTTAAAAAACTGAAGGTGAATGAGCAGGGCTCTCCTGGGTCAGAAGATAACTTTGAGGAAGGCCCTACGCACCTTGATGCTGATTTTCCTGATTCTGATGTTAGTAAAGATGAATACAGTGAGATGGAAGAAGCAAGACCAAACAAAAAATTTAAATGCAAGCACTGCCTTAAGATTTTTAGATCAACAGCAGGTCTTCACCGTCACGTTAACATGTATCATAATCCAGAGAAGCCCTATGCTTGTGATATATGCCACAAGAGATTTCACACGAACTTCAAAGTGTGGACACACTGCCAGACGCAACATGGAATTGTGAAGAATCCCTCACCAGCTTCCAGTTCACATGCTGTTTTGGATGAAAAATTCCAAAGAAAACTCATTGAtatagtgagagagagagaaataaaaaaagctctGATAGTTAAACTAAGACGTGGCAAGCAAGGTTTTCAGGGACAGTCTgcttcacaagcacaacaagTCATCAAAAGGAATTTGCGATCAAGAACCAAAGGATCCTATATTTGTACCTACTGTGGGAAAACTTACCGTTTCCTCTCTCAATTTAAACAGCACATAAAAATGCATCCAGGGGAAAAACCAATTGGAGTAAATAAGGTTCCTAAGCAGAAAGATCATATTCATATTGAAAGTCCAGTAGAAAACAAAGAGATTTATCAGTGCCGTCTCTGTAGTGCTAAGCTCTCTTCACTTATTGAACAAGGAAATCATGAGAGACTCTGTAGAAATGCTACTGTCTGTCCTTACTGCAGCCTTAGATTTTCCTCTCCAGAGCTGAAGCATGAGCATGAAAGCAAGTGTGAATATAAGAAGCTTACTTGTCTTGAGTGTATGCGCACCTTTAAATCATCCTTTAGTATTTGGCGTCATCAAGTTGAAGTTCACAATCAAAACACAATGGCTCCAACAGAGAACTTTTCTTTACCTATACTGGATCACAATGGAGAAATAACTAGTTCATCAAGATTGCCTCCTCAGTCAGAAAccaataaaataaacaattttgttACTGCAAAGGAAGATGGCGTATTCAGCGATTCATCAGAACAAATTAATTTTGATTCTGAAGATTCCTCATGCCTACCTGAGGACTTAAGTGTTTCCAAGCAGTTTAAAATTCAAATCAAAGAAGAGCCTGCAGATGATATAGAGGATGAGGTCACTGAAGCCAGCAGAGAACCTAAAGAAGTAGTCTCGAACAAAGATGCTGGTTTGTGGCCCTGTGAAAAGTGTGGGAAAATTTTTACTGTACACAAGCAACTGGAGCGTCACCAAGAGCTCTTATGCTCTGTGAAGCCATTTATTTGTCACGTGTGCAACAAGGCCTTCCGAACCAATTTCCGGCTGTGGAGTCACTTCCAGTCTCACATGTCACAGGCTGCAGAGGAGTCCACAAATAAGGAAACCGAGATGTGTCCACCAGCTAATTCCCCATCACCACCACCTTTGCCTCCACCCCCGCCTTTACCCAAAATCCAGCCCTTGGAGCCTGATAGTCCAACAGGCTTGTCCGAAAGCTCCACTACTACTGAAAAATTATTTGTCCCACAGGAGTCGGATACGCTCTTTTATCACGCTCCACCACTCTCAGCAATCACATTCAAAAGACAATACATGTGTAAACTCTGTCACAGGACTTTCAAGACAGCATTTAGTCTTTGGAGCCATGAACAGACACACAATTAG
- the ZBTB21 gene encoding zinc finger and BTB domain-containing protein 21 isoform X1, producing the protein MTSNSRWMESRRWQQRARANRERRRRGGQRGGRGWRRRGNVRIMEGLLHYINPAHAISLLSSLNEERLKGQLCDVVLIVGDQKFRAHKNVLAASSEYFQTLFTNKENESQSVFQLDFCEPDAFDNVLNYIYSSSLFIEKGSLAAVQELGYSLGISFLTNIVSKSPQAPFPACPIKKILYQDEDESSSQKRSVIVCQNRNEAQGKSVNSTQHDLSHTSKPSSSVAVKTNSRPQVTKPTESLHSLTLTERRWLKETPVSYTKLHETSGTVEDQSRGGLVKRNTVLPQKPLAEKEVASDEPGGSGQLLRGKATEMSLKRSRPPVLSLRGSSESTFLLQESGKGNGQGEDRNLLYYSKLGLVIPSSGSGPENQSIDRSGPLVKSLLRRSLSMDSQVPIYSPSVDLKPSQVSSSSSPATNDSQGKTFNVVPQKTSLKESSEKLVLDEKPQVIHPHRLRSFSASQSTDREVASPLTEVRIKTEPSSPLSDPSEIIRVTVGDASTSTDKDFAFKTEDDHREPSRLPAKRRFQADRRLPFKKLKVNEQGSPGSEDNFEEGPTHLDADFPDSDVSKDEYSEMEEARPNKKFKCKHCLKIFRSTAGLHRHVNMYHNPEKPYACDICHKRFHTNFKVWTHCQTQHGIVKNPSPASSSHAVLDEKFQRKLIDIVREREIKKALIVKLRRGKQGFQGQSASQAQQVIKRNLRSRTKGSYICTYCGKTYRFLSQFKQHIKMHPGEKPIGVNKVPKQKDHIHIESPVENKEIYQCRLCSAKLSSLIEQGNHERLCRNATVCPYCSLRFSSPELKHEHESKCEYKKLTCLECMRTFKSSFSIWRHQVEVHNQNTMAPTENFSLPILDHNGEITSSSRLPPQSETNKINNFVTAKEDGVFSDSSEQINFDSEDSSCLPEDLSVSKQFKIQIKEEPADDIEDEVTEASREPKEVVSNKDAGLWPCEKCGKIFTVHKQLERHQELLCSVKPFICHVCNKAFRTNFRLWSHFQSHMSQAAEESTNKETEMCPPANSPSPPPLPPPPPLPKIQPLEPDSPTGLSESSTTTEKLFVPQESDTLFYHAPPLSAITFKRQYMCKLCHRTFKTAFSLWSHEQTHN; encoded by the exons ATGACGTCAAATTCAAGATGGATGGAATCACGGCGGTGGCAGCAGCGCGCGCGGGCGAATCGTGAAAGAAGGCGCcgaggggggcagcggggggggcgCGGCTGGCGGCGGAGAGG aaacGTCAGAATCATGGAGGGGCTCTTGCATTACATAAATCCAGCGCATGCCATTTCACTTCTAAGCTCACTGAATGAGGAGCGTCTAAAGGGACAGCTATGTGATGTTGTTCTTATAGTAGGAGATCAGAAATTTCGAGCTCATAAAAATGTTCTGGCTGCCAGCAGTGAATACTTCCAGACACTGTTCACAAATAAGGAGAATGAGTCTCAGTCAGTGTTTCAGCTTGACTTTTGTGAACCAGATGCTTTCGATAATGTGTTAAACTACATTTACTCTTCATCCTTGTTCATTGAGAAAGGCAGTCTTGCAGCTGTGCAAGAACTGGGCTACAGTCTTGGAATATCCTTTCTTACAAACATTGTTTCTAAGAGTCCTCAAGCTCCTTTTCCGGCATGCCCCATTAAGAAAATACTGTATCAGGACGAAGATGAAAGTAGCTCTCAGAAGAGAAGTGTCATTGTCTGTCAGAACAGAAATGAAGCACAAGGGAAAAGTGTAAATTCAACACAACATGATTTAAGCCATACTTCTAAACCTTCATCCTCTGTTGCTGTCAAAACTAACAGTAGACCACAAGTAACAAAACCAACTGAATCACTTCACAGCTTAACACTGACTGAAAGGAGATGGCTGAAAGAAACTCCTGTGAGCTATACCAAGCTTCATGAAACTTCTGGAACTGTGGAGGATCAGAGCAGAGGTGGTTTAGTGAAAAGGAATACAGTATTGCCTCAAAAGCCTTTAGCAGAGAAGGAAGTTGCAAGCGATGAACCAGGAGGCAGTGGTCAGCTTTTAAGAGGAAAAGCCACAGAGATGTCATTAAAAAGATCACGTCCACCAGTGTTGTCTTTGCGGGGCTCATCAGAATCTACGTTTTTGTTACAAGAGTCAGGGAAAGGAAATGGTCAAGGAGAAGACAGGAACTTGCTATACTACTCAAAGCTGGGACTAGTAATCCCATCGAGTGGATCTGGTCCAGAAAACCAAAGTATTGACAGAAGTGGGCCACTTGTAAAAAGTCTCCTTCGAAGATCATTGTCCATGGACAGTCAGGTTCCTATTTATTCACCTTCTGTTGACCTAAAACCTTCACAGGTATCATCATCCTCCTCACCAGCGACTAACGATTCCCAGGGGAAGACATTTAATGTTGTACCTCAGAAGACATCCTTGAAAGAGTCATCAGAAAAATTAGTCTTAGATGAGAAACCACAGGTAATACATCCACATCGCCTTAGATCGTTCAGTGCCTCTCAGTCAACTGATAGGGAGGTTGCTTCCCCTCTCACAGAGGTGCGAATAAAAACTGAACCTAGCAGTCCACTCTCAGATCCTTCTGAAATAATAAGAGTTACAGTGGGAGATGCTTCAACATCTACAGATAAAgactttgcttttaaaactgaggATGATCATAGGGAACCAAGTAGACTTCCAGCCAAAAGGAGATTTCAAGCTGATAGAAGACTACCATTTAAAAAACTGAAGGTGAATGAGCAGGGCTCTCCTGGGTCAGAAGATAACTTTGAGGAAGGCCCTACGCACCTTGATGCTGATTTTCCTGATTCTGATGTTAGTAAAGATGAATACAGTGAGATGGAAGAAGCAAGACCAAACAAAAAATTTAAATGCAAGCACTGCCTTAAGATTTTTAGATCAACAGCAGGTCTTCACCGTCACGTTAACATGTATCATAATCCAGAGAAGCCCTATGCTTGTGATATATGCCACAAGAGATTTCACACGAACTTCAAAGTGTGGACACACTGCCAGACGCAACATGGAATTGTGAAGAATCCCTCACCAGCTTCCAGTTCACATGCTGTTTTGGATGAAAAATTCCAAAGAAAACTCATTGAtatagtgagagagagagaaataaaaaaagctctGATAGTTAAACTAAGACGTGGCAAGCAAGGTTTTCAGGGACAGTCTgcttcacaagcacaacaagTCATCAAAAGGAATTTGCGATCAAGAACCAAAGGATCCTATATTTGTACCTACTGTGGGAAAACTTACCGTTTCCTCTCTCAATTTAAACAGCACATAAAAATGCATCCAGGGGAAAAACCAATTGGAGTAAATAAGGTTCCTAAGCAGAAAGATCATATTCATATTGAAAGTCCAGTAGAAAACAAAGAGATTTATCAGTGCCGTCTCTGTAGTGCTAAGCTCTCTTCACTTATTGAACAAGGAAATCATGAGAGACTCTGTAGAAATGCTACTGTCTGTCCTTACTGCAGCCTTAGATTTTCCTCTCCAGAGCTGAAGCATGAGCATGAAAGCAAGTGTGAATATAAGAAGCTTACTTGTCTTGAGTGTATGCGCACCTTTAAATCATCCTTTAGTATTTGGCGTCATCAAGTTGAAGTTCACAATCAAAACACAATGGCTCCAACAGAGAACTTTTCTTTACCTATACTGGATCACAATGGAGAAATAACTAGTTCATCAAGATTGCCTCCTCAGTCAGAAAccaataaaataaacaattttgttACTGCAAAGGAAGATGGCGTATTCAGCGATTCATCAGAACAAATTAATTTTGATTCTGAAGATTCCTCATGCCTACCTGAGGACTTAAGTGTTTCCAAGCAGTTTAAAATTCAAATCAAAGAAGAGCCTGCAGATGATATAGAGGATGAGGTCACTGAAGCCAGCAGAGAACCTAAAGAAGTAGTCTCGAACAAAGATGCTGGTTTGTGGCCCTGTGAAAAGTGTGGGAAAATTTTTACTGTACACAAGCAACTGGAGCGTCACCAAGAGCTCTTATGCTCTGTGAAGCCATTTATTTGTCACGTGTGCAACAAGGCCTTCCGAACCAATTTCCGGCTGTGGAGTCACTTCCAGTCTCACATGTCACAGGCTGCAGAGGAGTCCACAAATAAGGAAACCGAGATGTGTCCACCAGCTAATTCCCCATCACCACCACCTTTGCCTCCACCCCCGCCTTTACCCAAAATCCAGCCCTTGGAGCCTGATAGTCCAACAGGCTTGTCCGAAAGCTCCACTACTACTGAAAAATTATTTGTCCCACAGGAGTCGGATACGCTCTTTTATCACGCTCCACCACTCTCAGCAATCACATTCAAAAGACAATACATGTGTAAACTCTGTCACAGGACTTTCAAGACAGCATTTAGTCTTTGGAGCCATGAACAGACACACAATTAG
- the ZBTB21 gene encoding zinc finger and BTB domain-containing protein 21 isoform X2, with protein MEGLLHYINPAHAISLLSSLNEERLKGQLCDVVLIVGDQKFRAHKNVLAASSEYFQTLFTNKENESQSVFQLDFCEPDAFDNVLNYIYSSSLFIEKGSLAAVQELGYSLGISFLTNIVSKSPQAPFPACPIKKILYQDEDESSSQKRSVIVCQNRNEAQGKSVNSTQHDLSHTSKPSSSVAVKTNSRPQVTKPTESLHSLTLTERRWLKETPVSYTKLHETSGTVEDQSRGGLVKRNTVLPQKPLAEKEVASDEPGGSGQLLRGKATEMSLKRSRPPVLSLRGSSESTFLLQESGKGNGQGEDRNLLYYSKLGLVIPSSGSGPENQSIDRSGPLVKSLLRRSLSMDSQVPIYSPSVDLKPSQVSSSSSPATNDSQGKTFNVVPQKTSLKESSEKLVLDEKPQVIHPHRLRSFSASQSTDREVASPLTEVRIKTEPSSPLSDPSEIIRVTVGDASTSTDKDFAFKTEDDHREPSRLPAKRRFQADRRLPFKKLKVNEQGSPGSEDNFEEGPTHLDADFPDSDVSKDEYSEMEEARPNKKFKCKHCLKIFRSTAGLHRHVNMYHNPEKPYACDICHKRFHTNFKVWTHCQTQHGIVKNPSPASSSHAVLDEKFQRKLIDIVREREIKKALIVKLRRGKQGFQGQSASQAQQVIKRNLRSRTKGSYICTYCGKTYRFLSQFKQHIKMHPGEKPIGVNKVPKQKDHIHIESPVENKEIYQCRLCSAKLSSLIEQGNHERLCRNATVCPYCSLRFSSPELKHEHESKCEYKKLTCLECMRTFKSSFSIWRHQVEVHNQNTMAPTENFSLPILDHNGEITSSSRLPPQSETNKINNFVTAKEDGVFSDSSEQINFDSEDSSCLPEDLSVSKQFKIQIKEEPADDIEDEVTEASREPKEVVSNKDAGLWPCEKCGKIFTVHKQLERHQELLCSVKPFICHVCNKAFRTNFRLWSHFQSHMSQAAEESTNKETEMCPPANSPSPPPLPPPPPLPKIQPLEPDSPTGLSESSTTTEKLFVPQESDTLFYHAPPLSAITFKRQYMCKLCHRTFKTAFSLWSHEQTHN; from the coding sequence ATGGAGGGGCTCTTGCATTACATAAATCCAGCGCATGCCATTTCACTTCTAAGCTCACTGAATGAGGAGCGTCTAAAGGGACAGCTATGTGATGTTGTTCTTATAGTAGGAGATCAGAAATTTCGAGCTCATAAAAATGTTCTGGCTGCCAGCAGTGAATACTTCCAGACACTGTTCACAAATAAGGAGAATGAGTCTCAGTCAGTGTTTCAGCTTGACTTTTGTGAACCAGATGCTTTCGATAATGTGTTAAACTACATTTACTCTTCATCCTTGTTCATTGAGAAAGGCAGTCTTGCAGCTGTGCAAGAACTGGGCTACAGTCTTGGAATATCCTTTCTTACAAACATTGTTTCTAAGAGTCCTCAAGCTCCTTTTCCGGCATGCCCCATTAAGAAAATACTGTATCAGGACGAAGATGAAAGTAGCTCTCAGAAGAGAAGTGTCATTGTCTGTCAGAACAGAAATGAAGCACAAGGGAAAAGTGTAAATTCAACACAACATGATTTAAGCCATACTTCTAAACCTTCATCCTCTGTTGCTGTCAAAACTAACAGTAGACCACAAGTAACAAAACCAACTGAATCACTTCACAGCTTAACACTGACTGAAAGGAGATGGCTGAAAGAAACTCCTGTGAGCTATACCAAGCTTCATGAAACTTCTGGAACTGTGGAGGATCAGAGCAGAGGTGGTTTAGTGAAAAGGAATACAGTATTGCCTCAAAAGCCTTTAGCAGAGAAGGAAGTTGCAAGCGATGAACCAGGAGGCAGTGGTCAGCTTTTAAGAGGAAAAGCCACAGAGATGTCATTAAAAAGATCACGTCCACCAGTGTTGTCTTTGCGGGGCTCATCAGAATCTACGTTTTTGTTACAAGAGTCAGGGAAAGGAAATGGTCAAGGAGAAGACAGGAACTTGCTATACTACTCAAAGCTGGGACTAGTAATCCCATCGAGTGGATCTGGTCCAGAAAACCAAAGTATTGACAGAAGTGGGCCACTTGTAAAAAGTCTCCTTCGAAGATCATTGTCCATGGACAGTCAGGTTCCTATTTATTCACCTTCTGTTGACCTAAAACCTTCACAGGTATCATCATCCTCCTCACCAGCGACTAACGATTCCCAGGGGAAGACATTTAATGTTGTACCTCAGAAGACATCCTTGAAAGAGTCATCAGAAAAATTAGTCTTAGATGAGAAACCACAGGTAATACATCCACATCGCCTTAGATCGTTCAGTGCCTCTCAGTCAACTGATAGGGAGGTTGCTTCCCCTCTCACAGAGGTGCGAATAAAAACTGAACCTAGCAGTCCACTCTCAGATCCTTCTGAAATAATAAGAGTTACAGTGGGAGATGCTTCAACATCTACAGATAAAgactttgcttttaaaactgaggATGATCATAGGGAACCAAGTAGACTTCCAGCCAAAAGGAGATTTCAAGCTGATAGAAGACTACCATTTAAAAAACTGAAGGTGAATGAGCAGGGCTCTCCTGGGTCAGAAGATAACTTTGAGGAAGGCCCTACGCACCTTGATGCTGATTTTCCTGATTCTGATGTTAGTAAAGATGAATACAGTGAGATGGAAGAAGCAAGACCAAACAAAAAATTTAAATGCAAGCACTGCCTTAAGATTTTTAGATCAACAGCAGGTCTTCACCGTCACGTTAACATGTATCATAATCCAGAGAAGCCCTATGCTTGTGATATATGCCACAAGAGATTTCACACGAACTTCAAAGTGTGGACACACTGCCAGACGCAACATGGAATTGTGAAGAATCCCTCACCAGCTTCCAGTTCACATGCTGTTTTGGATGAAAAATTCCAAAGAAAACTCATTGAtatagtgagagagagagaaataaaaaaagctctGATAGTTAAACTAAGACGTGGCAAGCAAGGTTTTCAGGGACAGTCTgcttcacaagcacaacaagTCATCAAAAGGAATTTGCGATCAAGAACCAAAGGATCCTATATTTGTACCTACTGTGGGAAAACTTACCGTTTCCTCTCTCAATTTAAACAGCACATAAAAATGCATCCAGGGGAAAAACCAATTGGAGTAAATAAGGTTCCTAAGCAGAAAGATCATATTCATATTGAAAGTCCAGTAGAAAACAAAGAGATTTATCAGTGCCGTCTCTGTAGTGCTAAGCTCTCTTCACTTATTGAACAAGGAAATCATGAGAGACTCTGTAGAAATGCTACTGTCTGTCCTTACTGCAGCCTTAGATTTTCCTCTCCAGAGCTGAAGCATGAGCATGAAAGCAAGTGTGAATATAAGAAGCTTACTTGTCTTGAGTGTATGCGCACCTTTAAATCATCCTTTAGTATTTGGCGTCATCAAGTTGAAGTTCACAATCAAAACACAATGGCTCCAACAGAGAACTTTTCTTTACCTATACTGGATCACAATGGAGAAATAACTAGTTCATCAAGATTGCCTCCTCAGTCAGAAAccaataaaataaacaattttgttACTGCAAAGGAAGATGGCGTATTCAGCGATTCATCAGAACAAATTAATTTTGATTCTGAAGATTCCTCATGCCTACCTGAGGACTTAAGTGTTTCCAAGCAGTTTAAAATTCAAATCAAAGAAGAGCCTGCAGATGATATAGAGGATGAGGTCACTGAAGCCAGCAGAGAACCTAAAGAAGTAGTCTCGAACAAAGATGCTGGTTTGTGGCCCTGTGAAAAGTGTGGGAAAATTTTTACTGTACACAAGCAACTGGAGCGTCACCAAGAGCTCTTATGCTCTGTGAAGCCATTTATTTGTCACGTGTGCAACAAGGCCTTCCGAACCAATTTCCGGCTGTGGAGTCACTTCCAGTCTCACATGTCACAGGCTGCAGAGGAGTCCACAAATAAGGAAACCGAGATGTGTCCACCAGCTAATTCCCCATCACCACCACCTTTGCCTCCACCCCCGCCTTTACCCAAAATCCAGCCCTTGGAGCCTGATAGTCCAACAGGCTTGTCCGAAAGCTCCACTACTACTGAAAAATTATTTGTCCCACAGGAGTCGGATACGCTCTTTTATCACGCTCCACCACTCTCAGCAATCACATTCAAAAGACAATACATGTGTAAACTCTGTCACAGGACTTTCAAGACAGCATTTAGTCTTTGGAGCCATGAACAGACACACAATTAG